The Sulfurospirillum halorespirans DSM 13726 genome has a window encoding:
- the rimM gene encoding ribosome maturation factor RimM (Essential for efficient processing of 16S rRNA), which translates to MNNPSSLIEVAQIGRLVGLKGELKLHLQCDFPEQFKKGKTFTTQKGETLEVFSFHQARGLISFVGYQSREAAAKLVNTFLLTTQENSISECALQEGEFFWFDLIDANVIDDDDGTLLGTVDQIERIAATDYLVIKTDEALVKKGLSKTFYLPYIERYILTFDKAKKEVLSKDGLGILENS; encoded by the coding sequence ATGAATAACCCATCTTCCCTCATTGAAGTCGCTCAAATCGGGCGACTCGTGGGTCTGAAAGGTGAGCTTAAACTTCATCTCCAATGTGACTTTCCCGAACAGTTTAAAAAAGGCAAAACGTTTACCACACAAAAAGGTGAGACACTTGAAGTCTTTTCGTTTCATCAAGCGCGTGGTCTTATCTCGTTTGTTGGGTATCAAAGCAGAGAAGCGGCCGCTAAATTGGTCAATACTTTTTTGCTGACAACACAGGAAAATTCCATCAGTGAGTGTGCGCTTCAAGAGGGTGAATTCTTTTGGTTTGACCTGATTGATGCAAACGTGATTGATGATGATGATGGAACGCTTTTGGGTACAGTGGATCAGATTGAGCGCATTGCAGCGACTGATTATTTGGTCATCAAAACCGATGAGGCATTGGTGAAAAAAGGGCTTTCTAAGACCTTTTATTTGCCCTATATTGAGCGTTATATTCTAACGTTTGACAAGGCGAAAAAAGAGGTTCTAAGCAAAGATGGTTTAGGAATTTTGGAGAACTCTTAA
- the rpsP gene encoding 30S ribosomal protein S16, translating to MATVVRLTRMGRNKTPFYRIVVTDSRKKRDGGSIETIGYYNPLTEPQVIKFDAERLSYWKSVGAKLSDRVAKITGK from the coding sequence ATGGCAACAGTTGTAAGATTAACACGAATGGGTAGAAATAAAACTCCATTTTACAGAATCGTCGTAACAGACAGTAGAAAAAAACGTGATGGTGGATCAATCGAGACGATTGGTTACTACAACCCATTAACAGAGCCACAAGTCATCAAATTTGATGCGGAGAGACTTTCATACTGGAAAAGTGTTGGCGCAAAGCTTAGTGACAGGGTTGCTAAAATCACGGGTAAATAA
- a CDS encoding KH domain-containing protein — protein MVDKFLEEFAKLLVDNPAGVRVERSDVDGTFCEVVIYADKIDTGKLIGKDGKMINSLKTLISGCKAKDGISYRVTVKANDE, from the coding sequence ATGGTTGACAAATTTCTCGAAGAGTTTGCCAAGCTTTTGGTAGACAATCCAGCAGGTGTCCGCGTTGAGCGAAGCGATGTTGATGGAACATTTTGTGAAGTTGTCATCTATGCAGATAAAATTGATACCGGTAAGTTGATTGGTAAAGATGGCAAAATGATCAATTCACTCAAGACGCTTATCTCTGGATGTAAAGCTAAAGATGGCATCTCGTATCGAGTGACTGTCAAAGCTAACGATGAATAA
- the trmD gene encoding tRNA (guanosine(37)-N1)-methyltransferase TrmD, which translates to MRFSYVTLFEGLIASYFEDSILKRAIAKELLSVEFFNPRDYTLNKHGKVDDYQASGGAGLVLFPQPLFDLLRSIKHSSPEAYIIFPTPSGKLFTQNDAKRLAKKKHLVFVSGRYEGIDERVIETFADELFCIGDYVLTGGELPSLVMSDAISRNIKGVLGNEDSLSMESFESPLLEAPCFSKPPIYESKSVPSEFLKGNHAKITSLKNKMSESKTKYFRPDLFSRFSAKH; encoded by the coding sequence ATGCGATTTTCCTATGTGACACTCTTTGAAGGGTTGATCGCTTCGTATTTTGAAGACTCCATTTTAAAACGTGCCATTGCCAAAGAGCTTTTGAGTGTTGAGTTTTTTAATCCACGCGATTATACGCTGAACAAACATGGTAAAGTTGATGACTATCAAGCCAGTGGTGGAGCAGGTCTTGTGCTTTTTCCTCAACCGCTGTTTGATCTTTTACGTTCCATCAAACACTCATCCCCTGAAGCGTATATTATTTTCCCGACACCTTCTGGAAAACTCTTTACACAAAATGATGCTAAACGACTCGCAAAGAAAAAACATTTGGTTTTTGTGAGTGGTCGTTATGAGGGAATTGATGAGCGCGTCATCGAAACATTTGCCGATGAGCTTTTTTGCATAGGCGATTATGTTTTAACGGGAGGAGAACTTCCGAGTCTTGTGATGAGTGATGCGATTAGTCGCAATATTAAAGGTGTTCTTGGAAACGAGGACTCTTTGAGTATGGAGAGTTTTGAGAGCCCACTTTTAGAGGCGCCGTGTTTCTCAAAGCCGCCGATTTATGAAAGTAAATCCGTGCCCTCAGAGTTTTTAAAGGGAAACCACGCTAAAATCACAAGCTTAAAAAATAAAATGTCTGAATCTAAGACAAAATATTTCAGACCCGATCTGTTTTCTCGCTTTAGCGCGAAGCATTAG